In Colletotrichum higginsianum IMI 349063 chromosome 3, whole genome shotgun sequence, a genomic segment contains:
- a CDS encoding DJ-1/PfpI family protein gives MAPKVLVVLTSVDKTEKSGKPIGWYLPELAHPYDVLKEAGVEMTFASPKGGVAPLDQASVEMFSSDPSSKNFLENHKEIWENTEPLSKFVGRASEFDAIFYPGGHGPMYDLAFDADSHKLIADFVAQNKPVASVCHGPAAIVNAKTADGEYLVKGKTVTGFSNTEEDQSGYTAEMNFLLEERLKQNGGKYVLADAPWGEKVVTDGVVITGQNPASAHGVGKAIVKALGL, from the exons ATGGCCCCTAAGGTTCTCGTCGTTCTCACCTCTGTCGACAAGACTGAGAAGTCTGGCAAGCCTATCGGCTGGTACCTT CCCGAGCTCGCCCACCCCTACGATGTCctcaaggaggccggcgtcgagatGACCTTCGCCTCCCCcaagggcggcgtcgcgccCCTCGACCAGGCCTCGGTCGAGATGTTCAGCAGCGACCCCTCCTCCAAGAACTTCCTCGAGAACCACAAGGAAATCTGGGAGAACACCGAGCCGCTGTCCAAGTTCGTCGGCCGCGCCTCCGAGTTCGACGCCATCTTCTACcccggcggccacggccccATGTACGACCTCGCCTTCGACGCCGACTCGCACAAGCTCATCGCCGACTTCGTCGCCCAGAACAAGCCCGTCGCCTCCGTCTGCCACGGccccgccgccatcgtcaacgcaaagaccgccgacggcgagtacctcgtcaagggcaagacCGTCACCGGCTTCTCCAACACCGAGGAGGACCAGTCCGGCTACACCGCCGAGATGAACTTCTTGCTCGAGGAGCGCCTCAAGCAGAACGGCGGCAAGTAcgtgctcgccgacgccccctggggcgagaaggtcgtcaccgacggcgtcgtcatcaccgGCCAGAACCCTGCTTCTGCccacggcgtcggcaaggCCATCGTCAAGGCTCTTGGCCTGTAA